One window of the Tubulanus polymorphus chromosome 11, tnTubPoly1.2, whole genome shotgun sequence genome contains the following:
- the LOC141913285 gene encoding DNA damage-binding protein 1-like: protein MANNYVVTAHKPTAVNACVTGNFTSCSDLNLIIAKSTRMEIYVVTPEGLRPIKEVGIYGRIAVMELFRPPGKDKDLLFILTSRYNAMILECETDETGNIDIITKAHGNVQDRIGRPSETGIIGIIDPLCRVIGLRLYDGLFKVIPLERDNKELKAFNIRLEELNVIDIQFLHGCQTPTIILIHQDPSGRHVKTYEILLNDKEFQRGPWKQDNVETEACMVIAVPEPFCGALIIGQESITYHKGDHYLAIAPPIIKQSTITCYGKVDANGFRYLLGDMAGRLYMLLLDKEDKMDGEMVVKDLQVEHLGETTIAECITYLDNGVVYIGSRLGDSQLVKLNVQADDQQSYVQTMETFINLGPIVDMCVVDLERQGQGQLVTCSGAYKEGSLRIIRNGIGIHEHASVDLTGIKGIWPLRVDSDVHDNMIVISFVGQTMLLQLNGEEVEETELPGFEDKQQTFFAGNVAFNQIIQITAASVRLINDKTKVLLCEWKPSSGKNISVASCNQRQIVCAVGPDLYLVNIEQNQLTQISTGKMEHEVACIDITPLNTGSDVADTCAVGLWNDISARILKLPDFTSMHVEYLGGEIIPRSILMTIFEGIHYLLCALGDGALIYFVMNKDTGTFSDRKKVTLGTQPTVLKTFRSLQTTNVFACSYRPTVIYSSNHKLVFSNVNLKEVNYMCPLNSVGYPDSLALANSSALTIGTIDDIQKLHIRTVPLGELPRRIAYQEPSQTFGIITMRMDVQDSNGLIAARSSASTTALNTSASSNAKVFSAPSSSIADHVYGDEVDVHSLLVLDQHTFEVLHAHQLMNNEFAVSLISTKMADDPMTYYIVGTAMVYPEEAEPKLGRIVMFHYNEGKLTQIAEKETKGAVYSLVEFNGKLLASINSTVKLFEWTPEKELRVECSYFNNIISLYLKAKGDFILVGDLMRSVALLAYKPLEGTFEEIARDFNPNWMSAIGILDDDAFIGAENSFNLFTCQKDSAATTDEERQHLQEVGLYHLGEFVNVFRHGSLVMQHPGETTTPTQGSMLFGTVNGAIGLVTQLPTDFFAFLMEVQVNLTKVICSVGKIDHAFWRSFHTERKTEPSIGFIDGDLIESFLDLSRDKMAEVVQDLQIDDGSGMKKDCSVDDLIKIIEELTRIH from the exons GTAATTTCACGTCATGCTCCGATCTGAATCTGATCATAGCTAAGAGTACTCGTATGGAGATCTACGTCGTGACACCCGAAGGGCTGCGTCCGATTAAAGAAGTCGGAATCTACGGTAGAATCGCCGTTATGGAACTGTTTCGTCCCCCG ggAAAAGATAAggatttattgtttattctaACAAGTCGTTATAACGCTATGATTCTCGAATGTGAAACCGATGAAACCGGTAATATCGATATTATCACTAAAGCTCACGGCAATGTACAG GATCGTATAGGTCGTCCATCTGAGACCGGTATTATAGGTATCATTGACCCGCTGTGTCGAGTGATTGGTCTACGTTTATACGATGGTCTGTTTAAAGTGATTCCTCTAGAACGcgataacaaagaattaaaagCATTCAACATTCG tttagAGGAATTGAATGTGATTGATATACAGTTCCTGCACGGGTGTCAAACGCCGACGATTATACTCATACATCAAGATCCGAGCGGCAGACACGTGAAAACATACGAGATTTTACTGAACGATAAAGAATTTCAACGCGGACCGTGGAAACAGGATAATGTAGAAACTGAAGCTTGTATGGTTATTGCAG TTCCGGAACCGTTTTGTGGCGCTCTGATTATCGGACAGGAATCGATCACATACCATAAAGGTGACCATTACCTCGCTATAGCTCCACCGATCATAAAG CAAAGTACGATAACCTGTTACGGTAAAGTGGACGCGAACGGGTTCCGATATTTATTGGGAGATATGGCCGGAAGATTGTACATGTTATTATTGGATAAAGAAGATAAAATGGATGGTGAAATGGTTGTTAAAGATCTGCAGGTGGAACATTTAGGAGAG ACGACTATAGCTGAATGTATAACGTATCTGGATAATGGTGTTGTTTATATCGGATCCAGACTCGGTGATTCACAACTCGTAAAG TTGAACGTACAAGCAGACGACCAACAATCATACGTTCAAACGATGGAAACGTTCATCAATCTCGGTCCGATCGTCGATATGTGCGTCGTCGATCTCGAACGTCAAGGTCAAGGCCAG TTGGTAACTTGTAGCGGTGCGTATAAAGAAGGCTCTCTGCGTATAATACGTAATGGAATCGGTATACATGAACACGCGAGTGTCGATTTAACCGGAATCAAAGGAATCTGGCCGCTCAGAGTCGACTCCGATGTGCATGATAATATGATCGTTATTTCATTCGTCGGACAAACAAT GTTATTACAGCTGAACGGGGAAGAAGTCGAAGAGACTGAATTACCGGGCTTCGAAGACAAACAGCAAACTTTCTTCGCCGGAAATGTGgcttttaatcaaatcatacAA ATTACCGCTGCGTCGGTGCGATTGATCAATGATAAAACGAAGGTGTTACTGTGCGAGTGGAAACCGTCGTCCGGTAAGAATATCAGCGTCGCGTCGTGCAATCAACGTCAGATCGTCTGCGCTGTCGGACCAGATCTTTACCTCGTTAACATAGAACAGAATCAATTAACGCAAATCAG TACCGGTAAAATGGAACACGAAGTCGCGTGTATCGATATAACCCCGTTAAACACCGGGTCAGACGTCGCCGATACGTGCGCTGTCGGATTGTGGAACGATATTTCCGCTCGGATTCTAAAACTACCCGATTTCACGAGCATGCACGTCGAGTATTTAGGCGGAGAGATTATCCCGCGTTCGATCCTGATGACGATATTCGAAGGAATTCATTATTTACTGTGCGCCCTCGGCGACGGAGCGTTGATTTATTTCGTCATGAATAAGGACACAG GAACGTTTTCCGACAGAAAGAAGGTAACGTTGGGAACTCAACCGACCGTATTAAAAACGTTCAGATCGTTACAAACTACAAACGTATTCGCTTGCTCCTACCGGCCGACCGTCATCTACTCCAGCAACCATAAATTAGTGTTCTCCAACGTCAACCTGAAAGAGGTTAATTATATGTGTCCGTTGAATTCGGTCGGATATCCCGACAG TTTGGCTTTGGCGAATTCTTCAGCTCTGACGATCGGTACGATAGACGATATACAGAAACTACACATTAGAACCGTTCCATTAGGTGAACTACCGAG GCGTATCGCGTATCAGGAACCGTCTCAAACATTCGGTATAATCACGATGAGAATGGACGTACAGGATAGTAACGGGTTAATAGCAGCGCGATCGAGCGCGAGCACGACGGCTTTAAACACGTCAGCTAGTTCAAACGCTAAAGTATTCTCGGCACCATCAAGTTCTATAGCGGATCACGTCTACGGAGATGAGGTCGATGTACATTCGCTCTTAGTCCTCGATCAACATACATTTGAAG TGCTTCACGCTCATCAATTGATGAACAACGAATTCGCCGTCAGTTTGATATcgaccaagatggccgacgaTCCGATGACTTATTACATCGTCGGCACGGCGATGGTTTATCCGGAGGAGGCCGAACCTAAACTCGGACGAATCGTCATGTTTCATTATAACGAAG GTAAATTAACTCAAATCGCTGAAAAGGAAACTAAAGGAGCCGTTTACAGTTTGGTCGAGTTCAATGGTAAACTGCTAGCTAGTATAAACAGTACT GTGAAATTATTCGAATGGACGCCGGAGAAAGAATTGCGAGTTGAATGTagttatttcaataatatcaTCTCGTTGTATCTGAAAGCGAAAGGTGATTTTATATTAGTCGGCGATCTGATGCGTTCGGTGGCGTTACTCGCTTATAAACCACTAGAGGGCACTTTCGAAGAG ATCGCCAGAGATTTTAATCCTAACTGGATGTCAGCGATCGGAATACTGGACGACGATGCATTTATTGGAGCcgaaaattcatttaatctCTTTACTTGTCAAAAAGATAG TGCAGCTACAACCGATGAAGAAAGACAACATTTACAAGAAGTTGGACTTTATCATCTCGGTGAATTCGTCAACGTATTCAGACACG GTTCGTTAGTAATGCAGCATCCCGGAGAAACGACCACTCCGACTCAAGGTTCAATGTTGTTTGGAACTGTGAATGGTGCTATCG gTCTTGTAACTCAATTACCGACAGATTTCTTCGCCTTTTTAATGGAAGTACAAGTGAACTTGACGAAGGTCATTTGCAGCGTCGGAAAAATTGATCACGCTTT CTGGCGTTCATTTCACACCGAGCGGAAAACAGAGCCCTCTATTGGATTCATCGATGGTGACCTGATCGAAAGTTTCTTAGATTTGAGTAGAGATAAAATGGCGGAAGTTGTCCAGGATTTACAG ATCGACGACGGCAGCGGAATGAAGAAAGATTGCTCCGTGGACGATCTAATCAAAATCATCGAGGAACTAACTCGAATTCACTGA
- the LOC141912974 gene encoding 26S proteasome non-ATPase regulatory subunit 2-like — MADEKNDSAQPENKKEPENAKKNEKDEEPEMSEEDKLLLDELNMLVQRLTESDQSLYKPSLESLRTQIRASTTSMTSVPKPLKFLRRHCDTLKQVYEKIIDDTTKRFCADIISVLGMTMSDSGDSLTYRLKGSKEEIGSWGHEYVRHLAGQIALEWQELKDTDAERREILLKLVKEIVPYHMDHNAEAEACDLLMEIEMLDMLKEYVDDAAHSRVCLYLTSCVPYVPDPENTNLLKTALELFRKFEKHTQALRCAMQLNDMELIEDIFTSCKDPMMQKQLAFMLGRQQINLELNEDMEDGDELVEIMSNSHLNNNFLALGRELDIMEPKIPEDIYKSHLEPNRSSLGNVDSARQNLAASFVNGFVNAGFGQDKLLLEGGNKWIYKNKEHGMLSATASLGHILLWDVDGGLTQIDKYLYSSDDYIKAGALLACGVVNCGLKNECDPALALLQDYVQHNSNIMRVGAAIGLGLAYAGSNREDVISLLTPVLNDTKSNMEVIGLAALSCGLIAVGSCNGEVTSTLLQVLMEKSAADLKDTYARFIALGLALTYLGKQEAADAVTAALQVVAEPMKSMASLLVDVCAYAGTGNVLKIQNLLHICSEHYHADKEDKDDKNNKNSKKEEKDKKDESSTKDEKKDEDKAEFSAHQGIAVLGIGLIGMGEDIGAEMAFRSFGHLLRYGEPVIKRAVPLSLAMLSTSNPRLQILDTLSKFSHDNDQEVAHNAILSMGFVGAGTNNARLAAMLRQLAVYHSKDPNNLFMVRLAQGLTHLGKGTHTLCPYHSDRMLMSNVAVGGLMSVLVSCLDVKNLILGKAHYLLYYLTPAIQPRMLVTFDEELRPKPVTVRVGQAVDVVGQAGKPKTITGFQTHTTPVLLAYGERAELATEEFISLNPVMEGFVILKKNPDYDEQP, encoded by the exons ATGGCTGACGAAAAGAATGACTCTGCACAACCAGAAAACAAGAAAGAGCCCGAAAATGCGAAGAAAAACGAGAAAGATGAAGAACCCGAAATG TCGGAAGAAGATAAATTGTTGTTGGACGAGTTGAACATGTTGGTCCAACGACTAACG GAGTCCGATCAGAGTTTATACAAACCGTCTTTAGAAAGTCTGCGCACTCAAATCCGCGCATCTACGACATCGATGACATCCGTTCCGAAACCGTTGAAATTCCTGCGACGACATTGCGATACGTTGAAACAAGTTTACGAGAAAATCATCGACGACACGACAAAG AGATTTTGTGCGGATATTATATCAGTTTTGGGAATGACGATGAGTGATTCTGGTGACAGTTTAACGTACAGATTGAAAGGTTCGAAAGAGGAAATTGGATCTTGGGGTCACGAATACGTGCG aCACTTGGCCGGACAGATAGCGCTGGAATGGCAGGAGTTGAAGGATACCGACGCCGAGCGAAGGGAAATACTACTGAAACTGGTTAAAGAAATCGTACCGTATCACATGGATCACAACGCCGAGGCTGAAGCTTGTGATCTATTGATGGAAATAGAAATGTTAGACATGTTGAAAGAATACGTGGACGACGCAGCTCATAGCAGAGTCTGTTTATATTTAACAAG TTGTGTCCCGTACGTTCCTGACCCAGAAAATACAAACCTGCTGAAAACAGCTTTAGAATTATTCCGTAAATTTGAGAAGCACACTCAAGCGCTGCGTTGCGCGATGCAGCTCAATGATATGGAACTCATTGAAGATATTTTCACGTCTTGTAAAGATCC AATGATGCAGAAACAGTTGGCGTTTATGTTGGGCAGACAACAGATCAATctagaattaaatgaagatatgGAAGACGGCGACGAACTGGTCGAAATTATGTCCAATTCGCATCTGAATAATAATTTCCTGGCTTTAGGAAGAGAG ttggATATTATGGAACCAAAGATTCCAGAAGATATTTACAAAAGCCATTTGGAACCAAACC GATCGAGTTTAGGAAACGTAGATTCGGCTCGCCAGAATTTGGCCGCTTCATTCGTCAATGGTTTCGTAAACGCCGGATTCGGTCAGGATAAATTACTATTGGAAGGCGGAAACAAGTGGATTTATAAGAACAAAGAACACG GTATGTTATCAGCTACTGCGTCACTGGGTCATATTCTATTGTGGGACGTCGACGGAGGTTTGActcaaattgataaatatctTTATTCATCGGATGATTACATCAAG GCCGGTGCGCTGTTAGCTTGCGGAGTTGTTAACTGCGGTTTGAAGAACGAATGCGACCCAGCTTTAGCCTTACTACAAGACTACGTACAACATAACAGTAATATAATGAGAGTAGGAGCAGCTATTGG ACTCGGTTTAGCTTATGCCGGTTCAAACAGAGAAGACGTCATCTCTTTATTGACACCAGTATTAAACGATACCAAATCAAACATGGAG GTGATTGGTTTAGCTGCTCTATCGTGTGGTCTGATAGCTGTTGGAAGCTGTAACGGTGAAGTGACGTCGACTTTGTTACAAGTTCTCATGGAGAAATCGGCCGCTGATCTTAAAGATACGTACGCGCGATTTATCGCTCTCGGATTAGCATTAACTTATCTCG GTAAACAAGAGGCAGCAGATGCAGTGACAGCTGCGTTACAGGTTGTAGCTGAACCGATGAAATCGATGGCATCTCTACTGGTGGACGTGTGCGCGTACGCCGGCACCGGTAACGTGCTGAAAATACAGAATCTACTTCACATCTGCTCCGAGCATTACCACGCCGACAAGGAAGATAAAGACgataaaaacaacaagaatAGTAAAAAGGAGGAAAAAGACAAAAAAGATGAGAGTAGCACCAAAGATGAAAAGAAGGACGAGGATAAAGCTGAATTTTCGGCTCATCAAG GTATAGCCGTATTAGGAATAGGTTTAATAGGTATGGGAGAAGATATCGGAGCTGAAATGGCTTTTAGATCATTCGGACATTTG TTACGTTACGGTGAACCGGTAATTAAACGAGCTGTACCGCTGTCGTTAGCGATGCTTTCCACGTCGAATCCACGTCTGCAGATTCTCGATACGCTCAGTAAATTCTCTCACGATAACGACCAAGAGGTGGCGCACAACGCCATTCTATCGATGGGATTCGTCGGTGCAG GTACGAACAATGCTCGTTTAGCCGCCATGTTACGTCAATTAGCCGTCTATCATTCGAAAGATCCGAACAATTTATTCATGGTTCGTTTGGCTCAGGGTTTGACTCATCTCGGTAAAGGAACTCATACGCTGTGTCCGTATCATAGCGACCGTATGTTAATGAGTAACGTAGCAGTCGGCGGTCTGATGTCTGTTCTAGTGTCTTGTCTAGATGTTAAAAACT TGATTCTGGGTAAAGCTCATTATTTATTGTATTACCTGACGCCGGCCATTCAACCGAGAATGTTAGTAACGTTCGATGAGGAATTGCGCCCGAAACCGGTAACAGTTCGAGTTGGACAG GCGGTCGACGTGGTCGGACAAGCGGGAAAACCGAAAACGATAACCGGATTCCAGACTCACACGACGCCGGTATTACTCGCGTACGGAGAACGAGCTGAATTAGCGACCGAGGAATTTATTTCTCTGAATCCCGTCATGGAAGGATTCGTTATATTGAAGAAAAATCCCGACTACGACGAACAACCGTAA